Sequence from the Amphiprion ocellaris isolate individual 3 ecotype Okinawa chromosome 1, ASM2253959v1, whole genome shotgun sequence genome:
TCTCTGCAGCTCCTACTACTGATCACTGTGTAATTACTGTCACATTAACACCTGAAACAGGAAGAACATTTAGACATAAATATTGGAAATTCAACGCTAATGTCTTAAAAGATGAGCAGTACTGTAGCATGGTGAGAAAAATCTTATCTTCAGTTAAGTCAGACAATGACATTGGTTCTTATGGAAGTAAATGGGAATTTTTGAAATATAAAGTGAGAGAATACTCAGTTGATTGTGGTAAAAGAATAtgtaagaaacaaaaagaatctGAAAGACAATTGATTAATGATATTAATGAGTGTTGTAAAATGAATGTGTTATCTGATAGGAATAAAGAAGAACTGATTAGGTTACAATCTAAATTAGATGAATTGTATTTGAATAAAGCATGaggtgcatatatatatatatatatatatatatatatatatatatatatgatccAGAGCAAAATGGATGGAAGATGGGGAGAAAAACAGTTGTTGATAATAAAATTGTGACCAATCCAAAAGAAATAGCAGATGAAATATTTAGATTCTATCAAAATTTATATTCATCATCTTTTTCTGAGACAAACTcaaaaaatttctttaaaaaagtaaaaccattttttcctcaaattgactttgactttaaaatgatatatgactttcaattaaaaattggaGAGATGGATACAGCTGTAATGTAAATGGCTTTGGGGAAATCACCAGGTCAAGATGGACTTACAAACCACTTTTAGCAGTTTTTCTGGGCTAATATTAGAGAATTACTATTTGAAGCattaaaagaatgtttaaatGGTAATACATTACTAACAATAATGAAGCAAGGTATAATTACTTTAACACCAAAACCAAGGATAAAACAATTATTGACAACCTGAGGCCAGTTACACTCCTTAATTTTGATTACAAAATTTTTACTCATCCATTGGCCAATAGGCTTAAGAGTGGTCTGAATAAAATCATTAGTGAaacacaatctttttttttttcacaaaaatcgATCGATATTTAACAACATTCGACTTATATTGGATTTGTCTAGATGTCTagattggatttctgattcatttaatctcatcatcaaataaaaaacaacaaattttctttgttgaaaaaatgtttactattgcaacaacacatcatcagtaggGTAAAACTAACCTGTCCTCACAACGGTCTGAGCCCAGCTCATGTTACATAGTGGGTGAACAATCCAACGCTTggtgaattctgcttcacaatgatAGGAAGAATCGAAGGTCATGTGACTGATGTGGATGATTTTGACGGGGGAGTCGGCGAGCAGACAGCGAAATCTTTCCGAGGCGGACATCAGCAGGACCCGATGAGCGAAgaatggacatttctaagtgacttcaAATTTTTGAAACGGTAGTGCGTACTCTTACCAGAAATTAGAGGCCAGTAGACCTGAACGTTTCCTGAACGTTCTGGGAACGTCCCCTAAAGGTTGCCTGCTTGTTGCCACCAGGGGGCGTCTGACCCGGTTCAACTGCTGTGACCTGAATCAGTGAGGACGTGTGCGGAGCCGAGGAGGAAGTGAAAGTAAAAGCGGACTGTTTCCTGGTTCAGACTGGCTGAGCGGCGGGTCTGTGGTCGACATGAGCTCTCGCCAGTTTAACGCTGTCCTGCTGGACATTTCCAACCGGCTGTCAGCCGATCAGCTGGACAACCTGAAGTTCTTGGTGCGGGATGTCGGAAAACGGGAGCTGGAAAAGATCACCAGCGGACTGCAGCTGTTCCAGATTCTTATGCAGAGAGGCGAATTGTCCGCCGAGAACACGGAGAATCTGTCCAAGCTGCTCGCTGATATCCAGAGACTTGATCTCGCTGACAAACTCAACTGCTTCGACAGTGAGTCTGGATCCGCCAGCAGCGAGCCGGAGCCGGCGGAGAGAGGTACGGTAGGGCCAAGACAGCGGGGCGGCTCAGGGACACTGGCTTCACGTATGAAAGCAAACGTTTACCGTCTTAGATTGTGTGCTttaagaaaatggagaaaaagctGAAATCAACATATCCAACAGACCTCCGGTGTTACAGTTTAACTGgcgatcaggttaactggcgatagtttccgtctccagatgtttattccgcagattcgtcacgatcagacctggctGTGCGTGAAATaagatactagataaagaagacctcgccgaaaaacatCGGCATCACTATTTGATGAAGTATATAaccatgtaaatatcacctacaaaaaaaacacgtatttttcaagaacggcgagaggattcgaaaccacgttaTTTAGCggtaaaattacgagaccacaGTCTCACTAATCATGCCACCGATCAGTCCTAGAAACATCCcgcttcatccacatagatctGTCATTAACCCTAGCGGTTAACATGTCGGGTTAGGTCTTGGATGACTGaacgtgtttttattgttttctgagtgactagttttgacagtgtggtctcagtttgttccaaTGTATTTAATCAGATCCAgctaatgttctgctgcgtgttgttatGATGATGGGGTGGggggctgctgagggtctgagtgtgtttttgtgagcaaacccgagttaaacttGAAGTTCTGCtttggatctgttccactgaactcaaactaacacacaacagtggacgtgctttcatgttttcttggtgagacattGATTCGTTTTGTGGCTCGCtattaaccaggcagcctgtgttaagttgtgactatccccagttgacatgggtgtgtttcctgaacaatcaccaggtgtttaACACTTGGCAGAATGACAAAGATCTATGTAGATGAAGCGGGATGTTTATAGGActgatcggtagcacaatgagtaaaacggtggtcttGTAATTTTACCGCTGGAtaacgtggtttcgaatcctctcaccattcctgaaaaatacgtgttttctattttgaatagcacatttctttttactgtctgtagatggaTATAGA
This genomic interval carries:
- the fadd gene encoding protein FADD, encoding MSSRQFNAVLLDISNRLSADQLDNLKFLVRDVGKRELEKITSGLQLFQILMQRGELSAENTENLSKLLADIQRLDLADKLNCFDSESGSASSEPEPAERAKLDIAAEVIAENLGRNWRKLGRKLGLTDVKLESISKRHPTDLEETAVELLKEWRNSKGAEAETKDLIAALRACQQNLTADKVEDRLEAAEN